The Henckelia pumila isolate YLH828 unplaced genomic scaffold, ASM3356847v2 CTG_461:::fragment_3, whole genome shotgun sequence genome window below encodes:
- the LOC140872035 gene encoding secreted RxLR effector protein 161-like, which produces MLGCKPSKTPIALGHKDKLFEGEPVDKGSYQRLVGKLIYPSHTRPDIAFAVSLVSQYMHSPCQGHLDAVYRILRYLKQTPGKGLFFKKTNDHGVKTFTDADWAGSIDDRKSTSGYCTSVWENLVTSRSKKQSVVARSSAEAEYRAMENGVCELIWIRRVMNELNMEIEGPMVLYCYNKSTISIVHNPVHHDRTKQVEVDRHFIKEKLEQGMIKVEYVPTTH; this is translated from the coding sequence ATGCTTGGTTGCAAACCAAGTAAAACACCAATTGCACTTGGACACAAGGACAAATTGTTTGAAGGTGAACCGGTGGACAAAGGAAGCTATCAACGCCTTGTGGGAAAGCTTATCTACCCGTCACATACTCGTCCGGATATTGCTTTTGCAGTGAGTCTAGTGAGTCAATACATGCATTCACCATGCCAAGGTCACCTTGACGCAGTGTATAGAATTCTGAGATACTTGAAACAAACTCCGGGTAAAGGTTTATTCTTTAAGAAAACTAATGATCATGGAGTAAAAACATTCACTGATGCAGATTGGGCTGGATCCATCGATGATAGAAAATCGACATCTGGATATTGTACATCTGTATGGGAAAACTTAGTGACTTCGCGCAGCAAGAAACAATCTGTTGTTGCAAGAAGTAGTGCTGAAGCTGAGTATCGGGCAATGGAAAACGGAGTATGTGAACTCATTTGGATACGAAGAGTGATGAATGAGCTAAACATGGAGATTGAAGGGCCAATGGTACTGTATTGTTACAATAAATCAACCATCAGCATTGTCCATAACCCTGTTCACCATGATAGAACCAAGCAGGTCGAAGTTGATAGACATTTCATCAAAGAAAAATTGGAACAAGGCATGATTAAGGTGGAATATGTTCCTACAACTCATTAG